The Rhopalosiphum maidis isolate BTI-1 chromosome 1, ASM367621v3, whole genome shotgun sequence genome has a segment encoding these proteins:
- the LOC113554074 gene encoding omega-amidase NIT2-like, protein MTSSNSSGFRAAVLQLTVTADKSKNIAIAVKRIQQAKSNGCTLAVLPECFTTPYDNALFRKYAEIIPGGETCNALSQAAKSNKIYVVGGSFPELCDENVYNTCTVWDPNGNLIAKHRKVHLFDVNIPGSTCFKESNAMSPGNTLNTFQLGKFKVGLGICHDMRFSEMAALYQKQGCDLLIYPGAFCTELGPPHWSLLIRFRALENQTFVIAASPARDTTSNYVAWGHSMVADPWGKIVEEANEKDMDLYVDLDFTLRENIKRQIPTGNQRRTDIYDTIDMKNIK, encoded by the exons ATGACTTCTTCAAATTCTTCAG gtTTTCGGGCGGCCGTATTACAGTTGACCGTCACGGCTGacaaatcaaaaaacataGCCATCGCTGTAAAACGTATACAGCAAGCAAAGTCAAACGGTTGCACACTAGCCGTATTACCGGAATGTTTCACTACACCATACGATAAtg ctctGTTTAGAAAATACGCTGAAATAATTCCCGGTGGTGAAACATGTAACGCTTTGTCACAAGCTGCCAAGTCGAATAAAATTTACGTTGTAGGTGGTTCATTCCCAGAGTTATGTGATGAAAACGTCTACAATACGTGTACAGTTTGGGATCCGAATGGAAACCTAATAGCCAAACAtagaaaa gtGCATTTATTTGATGTAAATATCCCCGGTAGTACTTGCTTCAAAGAATCGAATGCTATGTCTCCAGGAAATACACTTAATACGTTCCAATTGGGCAAATTTAAGGTCGGACTGGGTATTTGTCATGACATGAGATTTTCGGAAATGGCAGcattatatcaaaaacaag GATGTGATTTGTTGATATATCCTGGTGCTTTTTGTACGGAGCTTGGACCACCACATTGGAGCTTATTGATTAGATTCAGAGCATTGGAAAATCAAACATTTGTAATTGCTGCTTCGCCGGCCAGGGACACTACATCTAATTACGTAGCATGGGGACATTCAATGGTTGCGGATCCGTGGGGTAAAATTGTAGAAGAAGCTAATGAAAAGGATATGGACTTATATGTAGATCTTG ATTTTACTCTTCGGGAAAACATTAAACGGCAAATACCTACTGGAAATCAAAGAAGAACTGACATATACGATACAAttgatatgaaaaatataaagtaa
- the LOC113553734 gene encoding omega-amidase NIT2-like — protein MFAGRKLLQQTITLFSQFRMASSSSSGFRVALLQLTVTADKSKNLANAVKRIQKAKLNGCTLAILPECFNAPYNTALFKEYSEVIPGGETCEALSQAAKSNEMYIVGGSIPETHDGKVYNTCTVWDPNGNLIAKHRKVHLFDINIPGGICFKESDALAAGNTLNTFQLGKFKIGLGICYDIRFAEMATLYRKQGCDMLIYPSAFNMTTGPLHWSLLIRCRAVDNQVFVAVASPARVTDSNYVAWGHSMIVDPWGKILEEATEKDMDLYANLDFGDREKMRQQIPTENQRRTDLYDTIDLKNKV, from the exons ATGTTTGCTGGTCGAAAATTATTGCAACAGACAATCACATTATTTTCCCAATTCAGAATGGCTTCATCTAGTTCTTcgg gtTTTCGAGTGGCCTTACTGCAGTTAACCGTCACGGCTGATAAGTCGAAAAATTTGGCTAACGCAGTGAAGCGTATACAGAAAGCAAAACTAAATGGCTGTACATTAGCCATATTACCTGAATGTTTTAACGCTCCATATAACACTG CTCTGTTCAAAGAATACTCTGAAGTTATTCCTGGAGGTGAAACATGTGAAGCTTTGTCTCAAGCTGCCAaatcaaatgaaatgtatattgtaggtGGTTCAATCCCAGAGACACACGATGGCAAAGTGTACAATACATGTACAGTTTGGGATCCAAATGGAAACCTGATAGCCAAACATAGaaaa gtgcatTTATTCGATATAAATATTCCTGGTGGAATTTGCTTCAAAGAATCCGATGCTCTAGCTGCAGGAAATAcactaaatacatttcaattaggaaaatttaaaattggactaggaatttgttatgatatacGATTTGCAGAAATGGCAACACTATACAGAAAACAAG GTTGTGATATGTTAATATACCCCAGTGCTTTTAATATGACAACTGGACCTTTACATTGGAGTCTATTAATTAGATGCCGAGCAGTAGATAATCAGGTATTTGTGGCTGTTGCTTCACCAGCTAGAGTTACTGATTCTAATTATGTAGCATGGGGTCATTCCATGATTGTGGATCCATGGGGTAAAATTTTAGAAGAAGCTACTGAAAAAGACATGGATTTGTATGCGAATCTcg acTTTGGTGATCGGGAAAAAATGAGACAGCAAATACCCACTGAAAATCAAAGAAGAACTGACTTATATGAtacaattgatttaaaaaataaagtttga